One segment of Pan paniscus chromosome 20, NHGRI_mPanPan1-v2.0_pri, whole genome shotgun sequence DNA contains the following:
- the LOC103785330 gene encoding galactoside alpha-(1,2)-fucosyltransferase 2-like, whose product MNDFGRGWVKRLLSPQPSLLTMSSLLPTAVKGFWATHPSFSTFYFVFAIFVVSTIFHCHQRLALVPAPWAYSAHVVLAPRHLPREGLFTINSKGRLGNQMGEYATLYALAKMNGRPAFIPAQMHSTLAPIFRITLPVLHSATASRIPWQNYHLNDWMEEEYRHIPGRYVRLTGYPCSWTFYHHLRQEILQEFTLHDHVREEAQKFLRGLQAKWAGQATFMGVHVRRGDYVRVMPRVWKGVLADRGYLQRALDWFRACCRLPVFVVTSDDVAWCRESINSSLGDVVFAGNGLQGSPAKDFALLTQCNHTIITVGTFGVWAAYLAGGDTVYLANFTLPSSPFNVVFRP is encoded by the coding sequence atgaatgactttGGCAGGGGGTGGGTGAAGAGACTCCTGTCCCCCCAGCCCTCCCTCCTGACCatgtcctctctcctccccacagcCGTCAAGGGATTCTGGGCCACCCACCCTTCCTTCTCCACCTTCTACTTCGTCTTTGCCATTTTTGTGGTGTCCACCATCTTTCACTGCCACCAGCGCCTGGCTCTGGTGCCTGCGCCCTGGGCATACTCCGCCCATGTGGTCCTGGCCCCCAGACACCTGCCCCGGGAGGGCCTGTTCACTATCAACTCCAAGGGCCGCCTGGGGAACCAGATGGGCGAGTACGCCACGCTGTATGCCCTGGCCAAGATGAACGGGCGGCCCGCCTTCATCCCGGCACAGATGCACAGCACCCTGGCCCCCATCTTCAGAATCACCCTGCCAGTGCTGCACAGCGCCACGGCCAGCAGGATCCCCTGGCAGAACTACCACCTGAACGACTGGATGGAGGAGGAGTACCGCCACATCCCGGGGCGCTATGTCCGCCTCACGGGCTACCCCTGCTCCTGGACCTTCTACCACCACCTCCGCCAGGAGATCCTCCAGGAGTTCACCCTGCACGACCACGTGCGCGAGGAGGCCCAGAAGTTCCTGCGGGGCCTGCAGGCCAAGTGGGCAGGGCAGGCGACCTTCATGGGGGTCCATGTGCGCCGGGGGGACTATGTCCGTGTCATGCCGCGCGTATGGAAGGGGGTGCTGGCCGACAGGGGCTACCTGCAGCGGGCCCTGGACTGGTTCCGGGCCTGCTGCCGCCTCCCGGTCTTTGTGGTCACCAGCGATGACGTGGCCTGGTGCCGGGAGAGCATCAACAGCTCCCTTGGGGACGTGGTGTTCGCTGGCAATGGCCTCCAGGGCTCACCTGCCAAGGACTTTGCACTGCTCACACAGTGCAACCACACCATCATCACCGTGGGCACCTTCGGGGTCTGGGCCGCGTACCTCGCGGGCGGGGACACTGTCTACCTGGCCAACTTCACCCTGCCCAGCTCCCCTTTCAACGTGGTCTTTAGGCCGTAA